The following proteins are encoded in a genomic region of Vigna radiata var. radiata cultivar VC1973A unplaced genomic scaffold, Vradiata_ver6 scaffold_7, whole genome shotgun sequence:
- the LOC106753815 gene encoding protein DETOXIFICATION 21 yields the protein MGEEEKEKLLHEVEKKCLEEEESVGKRVWEESKKMWVVAGPAIFTRFSTFGIMVVTQSFIGHIGSTELAAYALVMTVLVRFANGVLIGMASALETLCGQAYGARKYDMLGVYLQRSWIVLFIASIFLLPIYIFTTPLLEALGQDKTIARVAGSISLWSIGIIFSFTVSFTCQMFLQSQSKNKIIAYLAAVSISLHVFLSWLLTVQFKFGLNGALTSTLLAYWIPNFGQLVFIMTKCPDTWKGFSFFAFKDLWSVIKLSLSSGAMLCLEIWYNTVLILLTGNMKNAQVSIDALAICLNISGWEMMIALGFFAAAGVRVANELGRGSSKAAKFSILITVLTSFVIGFVLFLMFLFLRERLAYIFTTDLEVAKAVGDLSPLLSFSILMNSVQPVLSGVSVGAGWQSIVAYVNIGCYYLIGIPVGVLLNHFFHLDVKGIWIGMLFGTFVQTVMLITITLKTNWDKQVELARNRVNKWTLVENEEPTISS from the exons ATGGGAGAAGAGGAAAAGGAGAAGCTTTTGCATGAGGTAGAGAAGAagtgtttggaagaggaagaGTCAGTGGGGAAAAGGGTATGGGAAGAAAGCAAGAAGATGTGGGTGGTAGCAGGCCCTGCCATATTCACAAGGTTTTCAACTTTTGGGATTATGGTTGTTACTCAATCCTTCATTGGCCATATTGGTTCAACTGAACTAGCTGCATATGCTCTTGTTATGACTGTTCTAGTCAGGTTTGCAAATGGGGTATTG ATTGGCATGGCAAGTGCTTTGGAAACTCTTTGTGGTCAAGCATATGGAGCCAGAAAGTATGACATGCTTGGAGTGTATCTTCAAAGATCATGGATAGTGTTGTTCATAGCCTCTATATTCCTTCTTCCAATTTACATCTTCACCACCCCTTTGTTGGAGGCTCTAGGCCAAGACAAAACCATTGCTCGAGTTGCTGGAAGCATATCTCTCTGGTCAATTGGcatcatattttctttcactGTCTCATTCACCTGCCAAATGTTCCTGCAATCACAAAGCAAGAACAAGATCATCGCCTACCTTGCAGCAGTTTCAATTTCATTGCACGTTTTCCTTTCATGGCTTCTAACTGTTCAGTTCAAGTTTGGGCTAAACGGTGCACTCACATCGACACTTCTGGCATATTGGATTCCAAACTTTGGCCAGCTTGTGTTTATCATGACCAAGTGCCCTGACACATGGAAAGGTTTCTCATTCTTCGCCTTCAAAGATCTTTGGTCTGTTATCAagctttctctctcttctggGGCTATGTTATG TCTTGAGATCTGGTACAACACAGTTTTGATTCTTCTTACAGGCAACATGAAAAATGCACAAGTTTCCATTGATGCTCTGGCCATATG TCTCAACATCAGTGGATGGGAAATGATGATAGCTCTTGGTTTCTTTGCCGCCGCAGg TGTTAGGGTTGCAAACGAGCTTGGAAGAGGGAGTTCAAAGGCTGCAAAATTTTCCATTCTGATAACAGTTCTGACATCATTTGTGATTGGATTCGTTCTATTTTTGATGTTTCTGTTTCTGCGGGAAAGACTTGCTTATATTTTCACCACAGACCTTGAGGTGGCTAAAGCAGTTGGTGATTTATCACCATTGCTCTCATTTTCCATCTTGATGAACAGTGTTCAACCTGTGCTCTCTg GAGTTTCTGTTGGAGCTGGATGGCAAAGCATTGTTGCATATGTAAACATTGGCTGTTATTATCTTATTGGTATTCCTGTTGGAGTGCTTCTTAATCACTTTTTCCATTTGGATGTCAAG GGTATTTGGATTGGAATGTTGTTTGGAACATTTGTTCAGACCGTGATGCTTATTACGATCACATTGAAAACAAACTGGGACAAGCAG GTAGAGCTAGCTCGAAATCGTGTTAACAAATGGACATTGGTGGAGAACGAAGAACCAACCATATCTAGCTAA
- the LOC106753782 gene encoding uncharacterized protein LOC106753782, producing the protein MGTRGVIGDKWSMRILWVCAIGSAVGLYMVAVERQAQNRARMLAEELRATESGGSNGQDG; encoded by the exons ATGGGAACCAGAGGAGTAATTGGGGACAAGTGGTCCATGAGAATTCTTTGGGTTTGTGCTATTGGAAGTGCTGTCG GCCTGTATATGGTTGCTGTAGAAAGGCAAGCACAGAACAGGGCGAGGATGCTGGCTGAAGAACTAAGGGCAACGGAGTCAGGGGGGAGCAATGGCCAAGACGGCTGA